From one Staphylococcus kloosii genomic stretch:
- a CDS encoding O-methyltransferase: protein MEKNQAYLLNLLDYNSTNIEELRAYAEENDVPIVDRMTLEMIKQIIRIHKPTKILEIGTAIGYSSMQFAAINPQIQVTTIERNEQMQAQASSNFERYNFQQQIHMIQGDALEQFDTVKNQTFDMIFIDAAKAQSKKFFELYTPLLKQNGVVITDNILYHDFVADIDVVRNRNIKQMVKKIQKYNEWLIQNDSFTTNFLNIDDGLAISIKGE, encoded by the coding sequence TTGGAAAAAAATCAAGCTTATTTATTAAATTTACTAGACTATAATTCTACTAACATAGAAGAATTGAGAGCATATGCAGAAGAAAATGATGTGCCTATTGTCGATCGAATGACACTTGAAATGATTAAACAAATAATTAGAATACATAAACCTACTAAAATTCTTGAAATTGGTACAGCCATAGGATATAGTTCAATGCAATTTGCTGCAATTAATCCGCAAATCCAAGTTACGACAATTGAAAGAAATGAACAAATGCAAGCACAGGCATCAAGCAATTTTGAACGTTATAATTTTCAACAGCAAATTCATATGATTCAAGGCGATGCATTAGAACAATTTGACACTGTAAAAAATCAGACCTTTGATATGATTTTTATCGATGCTGCCAAAGCACAGTCAAAGAAATTTTTTGAGTTATATACCCCTTTATTAAAACAAAATGGTGTCGTTATTACAGACAACATCTTATATCATGATTTTGTTGCAGATATTGATGTAGTTAGAAATAGAAATATAAAACAAATGGTCAAAAAAATACAAAAATATAATGAATGGTTAATACAAAACGATTCGTTTACTACTAATTTTTTAAATATTGATGATGGTTTAGCTATTTCAATTAAAGGAGAGTAA
- a CDS encoding peptidase U32 family protein, protein MTELLVTPKSVAHIATLIDKGADAFVLGEQKFGLRLAGEFDRDTLKEAVELIHQHGKKAYIAVNGIFHNYHLNALEDYISYLHEINVDRIIFGDPAVVMYVKQQAHPIPLNWDAEALVTNYFQCNYWGEKGANRAVLARELSLEEILNIKQHANVEIEVQVHGMTCMFQSKRMLLGNYYTFQQRQMKIERNDVSKQLLLYDEERDNKYPVYEDYNGTHIMSPNDICLIEELDALLEAGIDAFKIDGVLQTEEYINVCTAQYREAIDLYNEDPEAYEDEKFMLVDPIEEIQPEHRPFDEGFLFKQTVY, encoded by the coding sequence ATGACTGAATTATTAGTGACACCCAAATCTGTTGCTCATATTGCAACCCTAATAGACAAAGGGGCAGATGCTTTTGTTCTTGGAGAACAAAAATTTGGTTTGAGACTTGCTGGTGAATTTGATCGCGATACTTTAAAAGAGGCTGTTGAATTAATACATCAGCATGGTAAAAAAGCTTACATCGCAGTAAATGGTATTTTTCATAATTATCATTTGAACGCACTTGAGGATTATATTTCATATTTACATGAAATAAATGTGGATAGAATAATTTTTGGCGATCCTGCTGTAGTCATGTACGTCAAACAACAAGCGCATCCTATTCCGCTAAATTGGGACGCTGAAGCTTTAGTAACAAACTACTTCCAATGTAATTATTGGGGGGAGAAGGGCGCTAACAGAGCGGTATTAGCTAGAGAATTAAGTTTAGAAGAAATATTAAACATTAAACAACATGCCAATGTAGAAATTGAAGTTCAAGTACATGGCATGACATGTATGTTCCAATCAAAACGTATGTTATTAGGGAATTATTATACTTTCCAACAACGTCAAATGAAAATTGAACGTAATGATGTATCTAAACAATTGTTATTGTATGACGAAGAACGTGATAACAAATATCCTGTGTATGAAGATTATAACGGAACACATATTATGTCTCCGAATGATATTTGTTTAATAGAAGAATTAGATGCGCTTTTAGAAGCCGGTATCGATGCCTTTAAAATTGATGGCGTATTACAAACAGAGGAATATATCAATGTTTGCACTGCTCAATATAGAGAAGCTATCGATTTATATAATGAGGATCCAGAAGCATACGAGGATGAAAAATTTATGCTCGTAGATCCGATTGAAGAAATCCAACCAGAACATCGACCATTTGACGAAGGATTTTTATTTAAGCAAACAGTATATTAA
- a CDS encoding peptidase U32 family protein, with translation MKLLEKANTSITPKIKKPELLAPAGNLEKLKIAVHYGADAVFLGGQEYGLRSNAGNFTMAEIEEGVNFARKYGAKIYITTNIIAHDENIEGLDAYLKDLEATGATGIIVADPLIIETCKKVAPSLEIHLSTQQSLSNYKAVEFWKEEGLDRVVLARETGAMEMQEMKDKVDIEIEAFIHGAMCIAYSGRCTLSNHMTARDSNRGGCCQSCRWDYDLLAVDDDGELDLLYNENDVVPFAMSPKDLKLIESIPNMMDIGIDSLKIEGRMKSIHYIATVVSVYRKVIDAYAADPDNFKIDPSWLVELSKCANRATAPAFFEGTPGYEEQMFGSVGEKNQSSYDFCGLVLDYDETSQIATIQQRNKFAPGEEIEFFGPEIDTFKQVVEHIYDEEGNELDAARHPLQIIQIKVDKPLYANNMIRKEIG, from the coding sequence GTGAAATTATTAGAAAAAGCAAATACTTCTATTACTCCTAAAATAAAAAAACCTGAATTACTAGCACCTGCTGGGAATTTAGAAAAACTTAAAATTGCAGTTCATTATGGCGCAGACGCTGTCTTTTTAGGTGGCCAAGAGTATGGTTTAAGATCCAATGCTGGCAATTTCACAATGGCTGAAATTGAAGAAGGCGTTAATTTTGCACGTAAATATGGTGCTAAAATATATATAACAACTAATATTATTGCTCACGATGAAAATATAGAAGGTTTAGATGCATATTTAAAAGACCTGGAAGCAACAGGTGCTACGGGAATAATCGTTGCCGATCCACTAATAATAGAAACATGTAAAAAAGTGGCTCCGTCACTTGAAATTCATTTATCCACGCAACAATCTTTATCAAATTATAAGGCTGTCGAATTCTGGAAAGAAGAGGGATTAGATCGTGTGGTTTTAGCACGTGAAACAGGCGCTATGGAAATGCAAGAAATGAAGGACAAGGTTGATATAGAAATCGAAGCCTTTATTCATGGAGCTATGTGTATTGCATATTCCGGTAGATGTACATTGAGTAATCATATGACTGCACGCGATTCAAACCGTGGTGGTTGTTGTCAGAGCTGCCGTTGGGACTATGATTTACTAGCAGTTGATGACGATGGAGAATTAGATTTATTATATAATGAAAATGATGTCGTGCCATTTGCAATGAGTCCGAAAGATTTAAAATTAATTGAATCTATTCCTAATATGATGGATATCGGTATCGATTCACTTAAAATTGAAGGAAGAATGAAATCAATTCATTACATAGCAACTGTTGTATCTGTATATCGAAAGGTTATCGATGCATATGCTGCTGACCCTGATAACTTTAAAATTGACCCAAGCTGGTTAGTTGAGTTAAGTAAATGTGCGAATAGAGCTACTGCTCCAGCATTTTTTGAGGGTACACCAGGTTATGAGGAGCAAATGTTTGGTTCAGTAGGTGAAAAAAATCAATCTTCTTATGATTTTTGTGGTTTAGTATTAGATTATGATGAAACATCACAAATTGCGACCATACAACAACGTAATAAATTTGCACCGGGCGAAGAAATAGAGTTTTTCGGTCCAGAGATCGATACATTTAAACAAGTTGTAGAGCATATTTACGACGAAGAAGGTAACGAATTAGATGCTGCGCGTCATCCACTTCAAATTATACAAATAAAAGTCGATAAACCTTTATATGCAAACAACATGATAAGAAAGGAAATTGGGTAA
- the udk gene encoding uridine kinase, with product MKSTTIIGIAGGSGSGKTTVTDEIMKNLEGHSVALLAQDYYYKDQSHLSFEERLETNYDHPFAFDNDLLIANLNDLRNDKVVEVPTYDYKNHTRSDETIAFEPKDVIIVEGIFALENKTLRDLMDVKIYVDTDADLRILRRLLRDTKERGRTMESVVNQYLNVVRPMHNQFIEPTKKYADIIIPEGGSNKVAIDIMTTKIQTLVSKQ from the coding sequence ATGAAAAGTACGACCATTATAGGAATTGCTGGCGGCTCAGGTTCAGGGAAAACAACGGTTACTGACGAAATTATGAAAAATTTAGAAGGTCATAGTGTTGCACTTTTAGCGCAAGACTATTACTATAAAGACCAATCGCATTTATCTTTTGAAGAGCGATTAGAAACAAATTATGATCATCCTTTTGCATTTGATAATGATTTATTAATCGCTAATTTAAATGATTTGAGAAATGATAAGGTTGTCGAAGTACCAACGTATGATTATAAGAACCATACTAGAAGCGATGAAACGATTGCATTTGAACCAAAAGATGTTATTATCGTAGAAGGTATATTTGCACTGGAAAATAAAACATTAAGAGATTTAATGGACGTTAAAATATATGTTGATACAGATGCAGACTTAAGAATATTACGTCGTTTACTACGTGACACTAAGGAACGTGGACGTACAATGGAATCGGTAGTAAATCAATATCTAAATGTAGTGCGCCCTATGCACAATCAATTTATTGAACCTACTAAAAAGTATGCCGATATCATCATTCCAGAAGGTGGCAGTAATAAAGTCGCAATCGACATAATGACAACTAAAATCCAGACATTAGTAAGTAAACAATAG
- the greA gene encoding transcription elongation factor GreA, whose protein sequence is MENQKQYPMTQEGYEKLEQELEELKTVKRPEVVEKIKVARSFGDLSENSEYDAAKDEQGFIEQDIQRIENMIRNALIIEDTGDNNVVQIGKTVTFVELPGDEEESYQIVGSAEADAFNGKISNESPMAKNLIGKGLNDEVRVPLPNGGEINVKIVDIK, encoded by the coding sequence ATGGAAAACCAAAAACAATATCCAATGACTCAAGAAGGTTATGAGAAATTAGAACAAGAATTAGAAGAATTAAAGACTGTAAAACGACCAGAAGTTGTCGAAAAAATAAAAGTTGCTCGTTCTTTTGGTGACTTATCTGAGAACTCAGAGTATGATGCAGCTAAAGACGAACAAGGTTTTATAGAGCAAGACATTCAACGTATTGAAAATATGATTAGAAACGCACTTATCATTGAAGATACTGGCGATAATAACGTCGTACAAATCGGTAAAACAGTGACATTCGTTGAATTACCTGGTGACGAAGAAGAAAGTTACCAAATCGTTGGTTCAGCAGAAGCTGACGCATTTAACGGTAAAATTTCTAACGAATCTCCTATGGCGAAAAACTTAATTGGTAAAGGCTTAAATGATGAAGTACGTGTCCCTCTTCCAAATGGTGGAGAAATCAACGTTAAAATTGTTGATATTAAATAA
- the pxpB gene encoding 5-oxoprolinase subunit PxpB, whose protein sequence is METKILNEQTIIYYFENEISRTTFNKVQHVVTYIEEQQLTSILEIVPSYRSIMLTIDTTVDVPKTVIAQLNIEALNLNSISKEMEQTRTINIPVLYGDEHGPDLEEVAQHNDLSIDEVVKIHSSNPYLIYLLGFMPGFPFLGGLSEKIHTPRRNEPRTKIPAGSVGIANNQTGLYPKQSPGGWQIIGQTPIDVFNINREPMCLYQPGDYIKFYSITQEEFEDIKKQQQNNTFDYERLVTIENGN, encoded by the coding sequence TTGGAAACCAAAATATTGAATGAACAAACAATTATATATTACTTCGAGAACGAAATTTCTCGGACAACATTTAATAAAGTGCAACATGTAGTTACATATATAGAAGAACAGCAACTTACTTCAATTTTAGAGATTGTACCATCTTATCGTTCTATTATGTTAACGATTGATACTACGGTTGACGTGCCTAAAACTGTAATTGCACAGTTAAATATTGAAGCATTAAATTTAAATTCAATATCAAAAGAAATGGAACAAACACGTACTATTAATATTCCAGTGCTTTATGGTGATGAGCATGGCCCAGACCTAGAAGAAGTTGCACAACATAATGATTTAAGTATAGACGAGGTAGTAAAGATACATAGTTCAAATCCATATTTGATTTATCTACTTGGTTTTATGCCAGGGTTTCCATTTTTAGGTGGCTTAAGCGAAAAAATACATACGCCTAGGAGAAATGAACCTAGAACAAAAATACCAGCAGGTTCTGTCGGGATTGCTAACAATCAAACTGGGCTTTACCCAAAGCAATCACCAGGAGGTTGGCAAATTATTGGGCAAACGCCAATTGATGTTTTTAATATCAATAGAGAACCAATGTGTCTGTATCAACCGGGCGATTACATAAAATTTTATAGTATAACACAAGAAGAATTTGAAGATATTAAAAAACAACAACAAAATAATACATTTGATTATGAAAGGTTGGTGACGATTGAAAATGGCAATTAA
- a CDS encoding 5-oxoprolinase subunit C family protein, with translation MAIKIKQPGLFTTVQDEGRIGYQNLGFSIAGALDQYALKIGQQLIGNKGPALECTIMGPTIEFKANNTFVITGAPFNAQLNETSVPHQTVVQANKGDILKLNNVVEGARCYILFGKPLDIPQVANSYSTHTRSQIGGFKGRALKSGDYINCIENDYGHNTLGHKYNGQLVLDEEVTIHIVEGPQIDAFSATAQNELTTNTFTISDSSDRMGYRLKGPTISPEHSADIISEPVALGSIQVPNDGNPIILLNDKQTVGGYTKIANVCQADLNVLAQLKPGNKIQFKWITIEEATDKLIAEQEEFAKTLTAITETPQFEINEMRNTSSKIAKLLKGE, from the coding sequence ATGGCAATTAAAATTAAACAACCTGGATTATTCACTACAGTTCAAGACGAAGGCCGTATTGGCTATCAAAATTTAGGATTTTCAATTGCAGGTGCATTAGATCAATATGCATTAAAAATTGGGCAACAACTTATTGGCAATAAAGGACCTGCTTTAGAATGTACTATCATGGGTCCGACTATCGAATTTAAAGCTAATAACACATTCGTTATAACAGGTGCACCTTTTAATGCACAACTTAACGAAACATCAGTACCACACCAGACCGTTGTTCAAGCCAATAAAGGAGACATTTTAAAATTAAATAATGTTGTAGAGGGAGCTAGATGTTACATACTTTTTGGTAAACCTTTAGATATACCACAAGTAGCTAATAGTTATTCCACACATACTCGAAGCCAAATTGGTGGTTTCAAAGGACGCGCATTAAAATCAGGTGATTACATAAATTGTATTGAAAATGATTATGGTCACAATACGTTAGGGCATAAGTACAATGGTCAACTCGTTTTAGATGAAGAAGTAACCATTCATATAGTGGAAGGCCCACAAATTGACGCTTTTTCAGCAACTGCACAAAATGAACTTACGACAAATACGTTTACTATTTCTGATAGTTCTGACCGTATGGGTTATCGTTTAAAAGGGCCAACTATTAGTCCTGAACATTCTGCAGATATAATATCAGAACCTGTTGCATTGGGCAGTATTCAAGTACCTAATGATGGTAATCCAATTATTTTATTAAATGATAAACAAACGGTGGGCGGCTATACAAAAATCGCGAATGTTTGTCAGGCTGATTTAAATGTTTTGGCACAATTGAAACCTGGAAATAAAATACAATTCAAATGGATAACGATTGAAGAAGCTACTGATAAATTAATTGCAGAACAAGAAGAATTTGCAAAAACGTTAACAGCCATTACTGAAACACCACAGTTTGAAATTAATGAAATGAGAAATACTTCATCAAAAATAGCAAAATTATTAAAAGGGGAATAA